A region of Alteromonadaceae bacterium 2753L.S.0a.02 DNA encodes the following proteins:
- a CDS encoding PAS domain S-box-containing protein, which produces MWFKKQSSTHLDAEKSSETDVRQRLESLENAVSTYERIFRGSRGYAFLDWDLANSRMAWNGAFWSNLGYSEGDMEFISNPDKFIEYVHPDDQKKLMSSIFAHLRGSGPGELIFRIRKKKGGHIWAEARMGSERNVKGRVVYMSGIVFDVTKLKQTEQALLISEARHARIIQSSNDGIWEWSSVHGGFHYSNRCWEHLGYTEHDDIVNQGMDRMTAWRNRIHEDDLREFDRILQEHIHRKTPFDVEYRIRGKDNEWRWIRGRGQMAYDENGKPTRMSGTNMDVTEIKRAEERVVKAKEVAEEANRAKSDFLSSMSHELRTPLNSILGFAQLCDSDKTLSAEQRANIAEIKHAGEHLLQLVGDVLDLAKIESRRMGFSLEPVSPARLLGEVISSLSSQAEVRGIQLQLDLGDLEEKDVVADAVRLKQIFLNLISNAIKYNIDAGTVSVVCSEIENRFMRVAVTDTGRGIAENLQKQMFQPFNRLGAEGSNIEGSGVGLVITKQLVEQMGGIIGFQSTEHVGSVFWVDFPLYTGQAIEQLADQYKRIESDVGEIPELEIEGRRQVLYVEDNPPNQRLMKQLLVRYPNVHLDIAAEPIRGIYLARTLRPDLIIMDINLPGMDGFETLSVLKQDPLTENIPVIALTANALVKDIEKGKESGFDYYLTKPLNLKQLIDVFNDLLRD; this is translated from the coding sequence GTGTGGTTTAAGAAACAATCATCAACGCATCTTGACGCTGAGAAGTCTTCCGAGACTGACGTGCGACAACGGCTGGAGTCGTTGGAAAACGCTGTTTCTACCTACGAGCGAATCTTTCGTGGCAGCCGGGGATATGCGTTCCTGGATTGGGATCTCGCCAATTCACGCATGGCCTGGAATGGTGCCTTCTGGAGCAATCTTGGTTATTCCGAGGGGGACATGGAGTTTATATCCAACCCCGACAAATTTATTGAGTATGTTCATCCCGATGATCAGAAAAAACTGATGAGCTCAATCTTTGCTCACTTGCGGGGTTCCGGGCCAGGCGAGCTGATTTTTCGAATCCGCAAAAAAAAGGGCGGTCATATCTGGGCTGAGGCACGTATGGGGTCTGAGCGTAACGTCAAAGGCCGTGTGGTGTACATGTCGGGTATCGTGTTCGATGTTACCAAGCTCAAACAAACGGAGCAGGCGCTACTCATTAGTGAAGCGCGTCATGCACGTATCATTCAGTCTTCCAATGATGGTATTTGGGAATGGTCATCGGTGCACGGTGGTTTTCACTATTCCAACCGTTGCTGGGAACATTTGGGATACACCGAGCACGACGATATTGTAAACCAGGGTATGGATCGCATGACCGCCTGGCGCAACCGCATCCACGAAGATGATCTCAGGGAATTCGACCGCATTCTTCAGGAGCACATTCACCGCAAAACGCCGTTCGACGTGGAGTACCGGATTCGTGGCAAAGACAATGAGTGGCGTTGGATTCGCGGGCGAGGACAAATGGCCTACGATGAGAACGGTAAGCCGACTCGTATGTCGGGCACCAATATGGATGTTACGGAAATTAAACGAGCTGAAGAGCGGGTCGTAAAAGCCAAAGAAGTTGCCGAAGAAGCAAACAGAGCAAAGTCAGATTTTCTTTCCAGTATGAGCCACGAGTTGCGCACGCCGCTCAATTCAATTCTGGGTTTTGCCCAGTTGTGCGATTCAGACAAAACCCTATCCGCTGAGCAGCGCGCAAATATCGCCGAAATTAAGCATGCCGGCGAGCATTTGTTGCAATTGGTTGGTGACGTACTTGACCTCGCCAAAATTGAATCGCGCCGTATGGGTTTTTCTCTCGAACCGGTTTCTCCAGCGAGGCTATTGGGGGAGGTGATCTCATCGTTATCGTCTCAGGCAGAGGTGCGGGGAATACAGCTGCAACTTGATTTAGGCGACCTGGAAGAGAAAGATGTTGTGGCAGATGCGGTACGGTTAAAGCAGATTTTTCTAAACCTTATCAGCAATGCCATTAAATATAATATCGATGCCGGTACAGTGTCTGTGGTGTGCAGCGAAATTGAAAACCGTTTTATGCGGGTTGCGGTCACGGATACTGGCCGGGGTATTGCGGAAAATCTGCAAAAACAAATGTTTCAGCCTTTTAATCGTCTAGGTGCCGAAGGCTCGAACATTGAAGGCAGTGGTGTGGGATTGGTTATTACCAAACAACTGGTTGAGCAGATGGGCGGTATTATTGGTTTTCAGAGTACCGAACACGTCGGCAGTGTATTTTGGGTGGATTTTCCATTGTACACAGGCCAGGCGATTGAGCAATTGGCCGATCAATACAAGCGTATCGAAAGTGATGTTGGCGAAATTCCTGAGCTGGAAATTGAAGGCAGGCGTCAGGTGCTTTATGTGGAAGATAACCCCCCTAACCAGCGTCTTATGAAGCAGCTCTTGGTGCGTTACCCAAATGTGCACCTCGATATCGCCGCCGAGCCCATTCGCGGTATTTACCTGGCGCGAACTCTGCGACCAGATCTAATTATTATGGATATCAACCTTCCGGGTATGGATGGCTTTGAAACCTTATCGGTGCTTAAACAAGACCCGCTTACCGAAAATATTCCGGTCATTGCGCTCACTGCCAATGCGCTTGTAAAGGATATTGAAAAAGGGAAGGAGTCGGGGTTCGATTATTACCTCACTAAACCCCTTAATCTCAAACAGCTTATTGACGTTTTCAATGACTTACTGCGGGATTGA
- a CDS encoding queuine tRNA-ribosyltransferase, which translates to MTDCHMRFELSASDGVARRGRLTFPRGTVETPAFMPVGTYGTVKGMLPRDIQATGAEIILGNTFHLMLRPGTAVIRKHGDLHGFMQWPGPILTDSGGFQVFSLGDIRKITEEGVKFRSPIDGSEVFLDPEKAIQVQRDLGSDIVMIFDECTPYPATELQARESMELSLRWAKRSKEAHQGNPAALFGIVQGGMFENLRSLSLQGLLDIGFDGYAIGGLSVGEPKQDMVRILDHLGNRMPDEKPRYLMGVGKPEDIVEAVCRGVDMFDCVMPTRNARNGHLFTRDGVIKIRNACHRHDTSPLDATCDCYTCSNFSRAYLHHLDKCGEILGAQLNTIHNLRHYQTIMAELRGAIEAGALTTWVFDFYARQGKTRPQFEHSLE; encoded by the coding sequence ATGACTGATTGCCATATGCGCTTTGAGCTGTCAGCAAGTGATGGTGTGGCCAGACGTGGTCGACTGACTTTCCCCCGAGGTACGGTCGAAACGCCCGCATTTATGCCGGTAGGCACTTACGGTACCGTGAAAGGTATGTTGCCGAGAGATATTCAGGCTACCGGGGCCGAAATTATTTTGGGAAACACCTTCCATCTTATGTTACGACCCGGCACAGCCGTCATCAGAAAACACGGTGACCTGCACGGTTTTATGCAATGGCCGGGGCCAATCCTTACCGACTCGGGTGGCTTCCAGGTATTTAGCTTGGGTGATATTCGAAAAATCACGGAAGAGGGTGTTAAGTTTCGTTCACCTATCGACGGTAGTGAAGTATTTCTCGACCCGGAAAAAGCCATACAGGTGCAGCGTGATTTAGGCTCAGATATTGTGATGATTTTTGATGAATGCACGCCGTACCCAGCAACCGAGCTACAGGCACGGGAATCTATGGAATTATCACTGCGTTGGGCCAAACGCAGTAAAGAGGCCCACCAGGGAAATCCCGCCGCTTTGTTCGGGATTGTTCAAGGGGGAATGTTTGAGAATTTGCGCAGTCTATCCTTGCAGGGTTTGCTGGATATTGGCTTCGACGGTTACGCGATTGGTGGATTGAGTGTCGGAGAACCGAAACAGGATATGGTGCGCATTCTCGACCATCTGGGTAACCGTATGCCGGATGAAAAACCGCGTTACCTAATGGGCGTTGGCAAACCGGAGGACATCGTTGAAGCAGTGTGTCGCGGGGTAGACATGTTCGACTGCGTGATGCCCACACGCAATGCACGCAATGGTCATTTGTTTACGCGTGATGGGGTAATTAAAATTCGCAACGCTTGCCATCGCCACGACACGTCTCCTCTGGACGCCACCTGTGATTGCTACACCTGCTCGAATTTTAGTCGTGCTTATTTACATCATCTCGATAAGTGCGGAGAAATCCTGGGCGCGCAACTTAATACAATTCACAATCTGCGTCACTATCAAACCATTATGGCGGAGTTGCGTGGAGCAATTGAAGCGGGAGCCTTAACCACTTGGGTATTCGATTTTTATGCGCGGCAGGGGAAGACCCGGCCACAATTTGAGCACTCCCTTGAATAA
- a CDS encoding cellulase/cellobiase CelA1: MIIKDARPLLRRFIQTLVVAFSVIAAVSASAQTRVMPLGDSITGSPGCWRAYLWDQLVTAGYDLDFVGTLGPQGCAIPYDGDNEGHGGILATNMANQGQLGPWLSQTNPDIVLMHLGTNDVWSARSTQTILTAFTTLVNEMRANNPNMIILVAQIIPMDPAGSCSDCDQRVIALNASIPAWAAGLSSLASPIIVVDQWTGFDAVADTNDGVHPNAVGDQKMADVWFDALSAVLDGNNASSSSSSSSSNSSSTSSSSSSSSSSSSSGGSACSEVCQWYQDAPRPLCVNQEFGWGWENQQSCVGRGTCESQQGDGGVVLLCDDSNTSSSSSTSSSSSSSSSSSSSSSGTTSSSSSSSSSSSSSSSSSSSSSSSSSGGSANVVCSIDSPNVWNSGYQLNVNISNNGITTISGWQVTLTFVGSPNVTGSWNVVLTQTANTVTGSGVGWNNSVAPGQTVGFGFQGSHSGSFSVPSCEVTQVQ, translated from the coding sequence ATGATAATCAAAGATGCAAGGCCGCTGTTGCGGCGGTTTATTCAAACATTAGTTGTTGCTTTTAGCGTAATAGCAGCCGTAAGTGCTTCGGCGCAAACCCGTGTAATGCCACTTGGCGATTCAATCACCGGCAGCCCAGGCTGCTGGCGAGCCTATCTGTGGGATCAACTGGTAACGGCGGGTTACGATCTGGACTTTGTTGGGACCTTGGGGCCACAAGGTTGCGCAATTCCCTACGACGGTGACAACGAAGGTCACGGTGGGATTCTCGCTACCAATATGGCGAATCAGGGGCAATTGGGGCCATGGTTGAGCCAGACCAACCCTGACATTGTTCTGATGCACCTTGGAACCAACGACGTGTGGAGTGCCCGCAGCACGCAAACCATACTCACCGCCTTTACCACTCTGGTAAACGAAATGCGGGCGAACAACCCAAATATGATCATTCTGGTGGCGCAAATCATACCCATGGACCCGGCGGGCTCCTGTTCTGATTGTGATCAGCGCGTAATTGCCCTTAATGCGAGTATCCCGGCATGGGCTGCGGGTTTGAGCAGCTTGGCGTCACCAATTATTGTCGTAGACCAGTGGACTGGATTTGACGCCGTCGCAGATACCAATGATGGCGTTCACCCCAATGCAGTGGGGGATCAAAAAATGGCGGATGTCTGGTTTGATGCGCTTTCTGCTGTGCTCGATGGCAATAATGCATCTTCAAGCAGTTCGAGCAGCAGTTCAAACAGCTCCAGCACAAGCAGCAGTTCCTCCAGTTCCAGCAGCAGTTCATCTTCCGGTGGCAGCGCTTGCAGTGAAGTTTGTCAATGGTATCAGGATGCACCGCGCCCATTGTGCGTTAATCAGGAATTTGGCTGGGGCTGGGAAAATCAGCAGAGTTGTGTGGGGCGAGGTACCTGCGAAAGTCAACAAGGTGACGGCGGCGTAGTACTCCTGTGCGACGATTCCAATACATCCTCAAGCAGCAGCACTTCGAGTTCCAGCAGCAGTTCAAGTTCGTCGAGCAGTTCCTCGAGCGGTACAACCAGCTCCAGCAGCTCTTCAAGCAGCAGTTCTTCCAGCAGCTCCAGTTCGAGTAGCTCGAGCAGTTCAAGCAGCTCGGGTGGTAGCGCGAACGTGGTGTGTTCAATCGATTCGCCAAATGTGTGGAATTCGGGATATCAGCTCAATGTGAACATCAGCAATAACGGCATTACTACAATTTCAGGGTGGCAAGTGACACTGACTTTTGTGGGAAGTCCAAATGTGACAGGGAGCTGGAACGTGGTGCTCACACAAACAGCTAACACGGTTACGGGCAGCGGGGTTGGCTGGAATAATTCAGTTGCTCCAGGGCAAACTGTGGGTTTCGGCTTCCAAGGTTCGCACTCGGGGAGCTTTAGCGTGCCTTCTTGCGAGGTTACCCAGGTCCAATAG
- a CDS encoding S-adenosylmethionine:tRNA ribosyltransferase-isomerase, with the protein MRRQDFSYALPDELIARYPSAERRGSRMLVLDGKSGAIEHSKFATLLGRVNSGDLMVFNDTRVIPARVFGQKASGGKVEILVERVHNQQLVSAHVKASKSPKSGSVLILQDGTEIIVSDRDRSLFQLTFPEGANALDVLEKLGHMPLPPYIDRSDDDSDKERYQTVYSCHKGAVAAPTAGLHFDAEMLSELRARGVQLAFVTLHVGAGTFQPVRVDNIEEHQMHAEVMRLTEEVCQLVKETKANGKRVIAVGTTSVRCLETAAASGEIRPYQGDTNIFIYPSYNFKVVDALLTNFHLPESTLMMLVSAFAGYRNIMRAYQEAVAQRYRFFSYGDAMFLTRNPLAPLEKVMPVMGELHD; encoded by the coding sequence ATGCGCCGGCAAGACTTTAGTTATGCGTTACCTGACGAGCTTATCGCTCGGTACCCATCAGCAGAGCGGCGCGGCAGTCGCATGCTGGTTTTGGATGGCAAGTCTGGCGCCATCGAGCACAGTAAATTTGCGACCTTGCTCGGCCGCGTAAACTCCGGTGATCTCATGGTGTTTAACGATACCCGTGTTATTCCTGCCCGTGTTTTCGGCCAAAAAGCATCGGGTGGCAAGGTGGAAATATTGGTGGAACGCGTTCACAACCAACAACTGGTCAGCGCCCACGTCAAAGCCAGTAAATCCCCCAAGAGTGGCAGTGTTCTCATATTACAGGATGGTACAGAAATAATTGTAAGTGATAGAGATAGGTCTTTGTTTCAATTAACTTTTCCTGAAGGTGCCAATGCGTTGGATGTGCTGGAAAAGCTCGGACACATGCCCTTGCCTCCCTACATTGATCGCAGTGATGACGACTCAGATAAAGAGCGTTACCAAACCGTCTACAGCTGTCACAAAGGCGCTGTAGCGGCCCCAACGGCGGGATTGCACTTTGACGCAGAAATGCTGTCCGAATTGCGTGCCAGGGGTGTGCAATTGGCGTTTGTGACCCTCCATGTTGGGGCGGGTACTTTTCAGCCGGTGCGGGTCGACAACATTGAAGAGCACCAAATGCACGCTGAAGTTATGCGGTTGACTGAAGAGGTGTGCCAGCTGGTAAAAGAAACCAAAGCCAATGGCAAACGGGTAATCGCGGTGGGGACAACCAGTGTTCGCTGTCTGGAGACCGCCGCAGCCAGTGGCGAAATAAGACCCTATCAGGGAGATACCAATATTTTTATCTACCCCAGTTACAACTTTAAAGTTGTCGATGCCTTGTTGACTAATTTCCACCTGCCCGAATCGACACTCATGATGTTGGTTTCAGCATTTGCTGGTTACCGCAATATTATGCGGGCTTATCAGGAGGCGGTTGCGCAACGCTACCGTTTTTTCAGCTACGGTGATGCTATGTTTCTCACGCGCAACCCGTTGGCTCCTCTCGAGAAAGTGATGCCAGTCATGGGAGAACTGCATGACTGA
- a CDS encoding preprotein translocase subunit SecD — MNRYPLWKYLLILVLLVIGFIYALPNIYAPDPAIQLSGSSAALEIDQKAMDKAVAVLDELKIAHFGAEHDQNNGLIRLRKQSDQLTAQRKVQEALGTDYVVAVNLAPTTPDWLLDLGAGPMKLGLDLAGGVHFLLEVDTPKVIAAELDSIKEQISKLIRSERMHGAQINVRDQVITITASSEEERMKITEFLRSNLPEVEYERVDEAGRFLVRAKLSEKYIREKEDYAVTQNLTTLRNRVNEIGVAEPLVQRQGRNRIVVELPGIQDTARAKSVIGKTANLEFRLEANETTLSSQRESFPWRDEVQQRRYGDNVVEKRPVITGERVTNAQVGYDSNTSLPQVNITLDAQGGTAMHRRTRDNVGRRMAVLFIEYKTQTKHSLDENGQEITTYTQTPEAGIISFPTIQNALGRNFRITGLDNPQEASELALLLRAGALAAPMGFVEERTIGPSLGAENIGLGVKSVKIGLALVLVFMLVYYRVFGLAANIALLANLVLLIAVMSIFGATLTLPGIAGIVLTVGMAVDANVLIFSRIREELKNGIPPQTAIKTGFERAFVTILDANITTFIVAIILYAIGTGSVKGFAVTLAIGIVTSMFTAIMGTRAIVNLMYGGRSIKKLWI; from the coding sequence ATGAACCGCTACCCACTTTGGAAATATCTTCTCATTCTTGTCCTTCTTGTGATTGGATTCATTTACGCGCTGCCTAATATTTATGCACCCGACCCGGCAATTCAGCTTTCGGGGTCATCCGCTGCATTGGAAATTGATCAGAAAGCCATGGACAAGGCGGTCGCGGTACTGGATGAGCTGAAAATCGCGCATTTTGGCGCTGAACATGATCAGAACAACGGATTGATTCGTTTGCGCAAACAAAGCGATCAGCTGACTGCACAGCGCAAAGTACAGGAAGCATTGGGAACAGACTATGTAGTAGCGGTAAACCTCGCACCAACTACGCCCGATTGGCTACTCGACTTAGGCGCAGGGCCCATGAAATTGGGCTTGGACCTCGCCGGTGGTGTGCACTTCTTACTCGAGGTGGATACCCCCAAAGTTATTGCTGCCGAACTGGATAGCATTAAAGAGCAAATCAGCAAATTGATTCGCAGCGAGAGGATGCATGGTGCCCAGATCAACGTACGCGATCAGGTGATTACCATCACGGCAAGCTCCGAAGAAGAACGTATGAAAATAACCGAATTTTTACGTTCCAATCTACCGGAAGTCGAGTACGAGCGTGTCGATGAAGCCGGACGATTTTTAGTGCGCGCAAAATTATCGGAAAAATACATACGCGAGAAAGAAGATTACGCAGTAACCCAAAACCTCACTACGCTACGCAACCGCGTCAACGAAATTGGCGTGGCTGAACCTTTGGTGCAACGCCAGGGCCGTAACCGAATTGTGGTCGAACTCCCCGGTATTCAGGATACCGCACGCGCAAAATCGGTGATTGGTAAAACAGCAAATTTGGAATTCCGGCTAGAAGCCAACGAAACCACCCTTTCCAGTCAACGCGAAAGTTTTCCATGGCGTGATGAGGTGCAACAGCGTCGTTACGGCGATAATGTTGTCGAAAAACGCCCGGTAATAACCGGTGAGCGAGTAACCAATGCACAAGTGGGTTACGACTCCAACACCAGTTTACCGCAGGTCAATATTACTCTGGATGCGCAAGGCGGGACCGCGATGCATCGTCGTACGCGCGACAATGTGGGTCGAAGAATGGCGGTTTTGTTTATTGAATACAAAACTCAGACAAAACATAGCTTGGATGAAAACGGTCAGGAAATTACCACGTATACGCAAACTCCTGAAGCGGGCATCATTTCTTTTCCAACCATTCAAAATGCCTTGGGTAGAAACTTTCGAATTACCGGCTTAGATAATCCTCAGGAAGCATCGGAATTGGCGCTGTTGCTACGCGCTGGTGCTTTGGCAGCGCCTATGGGATTTGTGGAAGAGCGTACCATCGGTCCATCGCTGGGTGCTGAGAACATTGGGCTGGGCGTTAAATCCGTGAAAATTGGTCTCGCGTTGGTGCTCGTTTTTATGCTGGTTTACTATCGGGTATTCGGCCTGGCTGCCAATATCGCGCTGCTGGCCAACCTGGTGTTACTGATTGCTGTGATGTCGATTTTCGGCGCAACGCTAACACTGCCTGGTATTGCCGGTATTGTGTTAACGGTGGGCATGGCTGTGGATGCTAACGTGCTGATATTTTCTCGAATTCGTGAGGAATTAAAAAATGGCATCCCGCCACAAACGGCCATTAAAACAGGTTTTGAGCGGGCTTTCGTGACTATTCTCGACGCCAACATCACCACATTTATTGTTGCGATCATCCTGTATGCCATTGGTACCGGCTCGGTGAAAGGCTTCGCGGTTACCCTGGCAATTGGTATCGTGACTTCCATGTTTACCGCCATTATGGGAACTCGCGCGATTGTTAACCTCATGTACGGTGGTCGCAGCATTAAAAAGCTGTGGATATAA
- a CDS encoding myo-inositol-1(or 4)-monophosphatase, which yields MEPMLTVALKAARKAGEIIEQHFERLDLITIEEKGRNDYVSEVDKKSENEILYHLKKAYPDHAFIGEETGNSGAADSDYEWIIDPLDGTTNFIHGIPQFSVSIACKFKGQLEHAVVLDPIKREEFTASRGKGATLNDRRIRVSSRKSLDGALIGTGIPFNGFALEHIDPYLAALREIASQTAGIRRPGSAALDLAYVAAGRFDGFWEMNLKPWDMAAGLLLVKEAGGLLSGFKGDSDYLNTGHVVCATPKVFKPLLQIVGKHMSGVY from the coding sequence ATGGAACCCATGCTCACCGTTGCGCTTAAAGCAGCGCGCAAAGCCGGCGAAATTATTGAACAACACTTTGAACGGCTCGATTTAATTACCATCGAAGAAAAAGGTCGCAATGATTATGTGAGCGAAGTGGACAAGAAATCGGAAAACGAGATTCTCTATCACCTCAAAAAAGCTTACCCGGACCACGCCTTTATTGGCGAGGAAACCGGTAACTCTGGTGCCGCAGACAGCGACTACGAATGGATCATCGACCCACTGGACGGCACCACCAATTTTATACACGGTATTCCCCAGTTTTCTGTTTCAATCGCATGCAAGTTCAAAGGACAACTTGAACATGCTGTAGTACTGGACCCTATTAAGCGCGAAGAATTTACGGCAAGCCGGGGTAAGGGCGCCACACTCAATGACCGTCGCATCCGGGTTTCATCCCGTAAAAGTCTCGACGGGGCATTGATTGGCACAGGCATTCCCTTTAACGGTTTTGCACTAGAGCATATCGACCCTTATTTGGCGGCGTTACGCGAAATAGCCAGCCAAACCGCAGGCATTCGTCGCCCCGGTTCGGCAGCGCTGGATTTGGCCTATGTCGCGGCCGGACGCTTTGATGGCTTCTGGGAAATGAACCTAAAGCCCTGGGATATGGCCGCAGGTCTACTGTTGGTGAAAGAGGCCGGCGGTTTGTTGAGCGGTTTTAAAGGTGACAGTGATTATTTGAATACCGGGCATGTGGTTTGTGCAACACCGAAAGTGTTTAAACCACTACTGCAAATTGTAGGAAAACACATGAGTGGCGTTTATTAA
- a CDS encoding preprotein translocase subunit SecF, giving the protein MSEEKVINFMGHRLLAAVFSISLVLISIGGLAYKGLNFGLDFTGGTLIELHYPETADLGAIRNQLKEQGFDSAVVANFGSDEDVVIRIQSDGEKIGDVVAEKLIEAYSGSGSVDLKRIEYVGSQIGEEFANDGGLGMLFALAVVMVYVALRFQIKFSIGAVTALAHDVFIVLGVFAIFQLDFDLTVLAAVLAVIGYSLNDTIVVSDRIRENFRKMRKAEGLEIVNVSLTQTLGRTLITSLTTLLVLAALFIFGGDLIHNFALALLVGIFVGTYSSIYVAANVLLAMKLSKEDLIVIEKEGEDQESLMP; this is encoded by the coding sequence ATGAGTGAAGAAAAAGTTATTAATTTTATGGGGCATCGCCTCCTGGCGGCGGTTTTTTCGATATCGTTGGTACTGATTTCCATTGGTGGGCTCGCTTATAAAGGCCTCAATTTTGGATTGGATTTTACCGGTGGTACCCTGATCGAATTGCACTATCCTGAAACGGCTGATCTCGGTGCGATTCGAAACCAATTGAAAGAACAGGGCTTTGACAGCGCTGTAGTTGCTAATTTTGGTAGCGATGAAGACGTTGTTATTCGCATCCAATCCGACGGCGAAAAAATCGGTGATGTTGTTGCGGAGAAACTTATCGAAGCCTATTCCGGTAGTGGCTCTGTTGACCTGAAGCGTATTGAATATGTCGGTTCCCAAATTGGGGAGGAATTTGCCAATGATGGCGGCTTGGGCATGTTGTTTGCGCTAGCCGTGGTAATGGTTTATGTAGCTTTGCGCTTCCAGATAAAATTTTCGATAGGTGCCGTTACCGCATTGGCTCATGACGTGTTCATTGTGCTGGGGGTGTTTGCGATTTTTCAACTGGATTTCGATCTTACGGTACTGGCTGCCGTCCTGGCCGTTATTGGTTACTCCTTAAACGACACCATTGTGGTGTCTGACCGAATTCGCGAAAATTTTCGAAAAATGCGTAAGGCGGAAGGCTTGGAAATTGTTAACGTCTCGTTAACTCAAACCCTCGGGCGAACTTTAATTACCTCATTAACGACGTTATTAGTACTAGCCGCGCTGTTTATTTTTGGTGGCGATCTTATTCACAATTTCGCATTGGCTCTGTTAGTAGGCATATTCGTGGGTACCTATTCATCGATTTATGTTGCCGCAAATGTGCTGCTGGCGATGAAACTCTCCAAAGAAGACCTGATTGTTATCGAGAAAGAAGGGGAGGATCAGGAGTCGTTGATGCCTTAG